A window of Aurantibacillus circumpalustris genomic DNA:
TTAGCACGTGCGAAAGGACAAGTTGAAACGAGAGCATACGATCAAATAAATTCGGTATGGGGTAAAAACGCAACTATTTCTGAATGGGAGCGTTTGTTAGGAAGATCTTCGAATGTTACAGATGAAGTAGATCGTTATGCACGCTTAACAAAAGAAGATATTTCGCGTGTATTTAATAAATACATTAAAGGTTCTGGAGCTGCGGTTTTAAATACTTATCCAATTGTAGATCCTAAAGATTCGGTAAAAAGTGTAAATCCGTACGCAGGACAAACTTTTCCAGTGAATCCTGAATACAAAGGCTTAACTTATACACCTGCTGTTGAGAAGTTCAACAGAAGTGTTAAACCTACTGAGGGTTCTGCCAAAACGGTGAAAGTTCCTGAATACTTTTCGTCTAAACTAAAAAACGGCATGGGTATTATTGGAACTAAAAATGCTGAAACTCCTGAAATTGCTATTGTTATGACGATGGAAGGTGGAAGTTTAGTATTAGGAAAAGACAAAATTAAAAAATTAGGTATTGCCGAATTAACAGCTAGTATGTTAAATGAAGGGACTAAAAACTTCACTACCGAAGAAATTAGCTCACAGTTAGATGTTTTAGGAAGTTCGATATCGTTTGATGCGAGCAAAGCATCTACTACAATACGTGTTAACTGTCTTAAAAAGAATTTTAATGCTACTTTAAAAATTCTGGAAGAGAAATTGTTAAGTCCAGGTTTTAGAGAAGAAGACTTTAAATTGGCTAAAAAGCAATATAAGGAAGGAGTAAGAGATGAAGAAACAAATGCTAACGCCATTGCCTCTAAAATGTTTGCTTATGCTTTGTATGAAAATTCTGTTATGGGTTTATCACCAACAACTAAATCAATTGATAATATTGAATTAGCAGATGTAAAAGAATATTACACGAATTATTATTCGCCATCGGTAACCAATCTTGTTATTGTGGGAGATATTGAAGAGAAGGATGTAATGACAAGTTTAGAGTTCTTAAATAAGTGGGCTTCGAAAGAGGTAGTTATTCAACCAATAGATGAACCTGTAGCTTCTGTAGAGCCAAAGTTTTTTATATACAATAAATCATTAGCGCCTTCTTCTATTATCACAATGGGTTATCCATCTCTTAAATTTGATGCTACTGGCGATTATTATAAAAACAGAATTGCCAATTTTGTTTTTGGTGGAGCGTTTAATAGTCGTTTAAACTTAAACTTACGCGAAGACAAAGGCTATACTTATGGTATTCGCTCAGGGTTTAATGGTGGCAAGTATACTGGTACATTTCAAATTAGCGCAGCAGTTAAAAGAAGCTCAACCGCTTTATCTTTAGCTGAGGTAATTAAGGAGTTTAAAAAATACGAAACAGGGGGAATTACTGATTCGGAATTGGAGTATACAAAAAGTGCTTTGTTAAATACAGAAGCAATTAAATACGAAGATCCGTATCAAAAAGCTGATTTTCTTGCGTCTGTTGCGAGATTTAATTTAGAAAAAGACTATACAGTGAAGCAAAATCAAATCCTTAAAAATATGACTAAGGATGACTTAAATCAACAAATTAAGAAACACTTCGATTCAAATAAGCTTACAACAGTTGTAGTAGGAGATAAATGGATTATCGAAAGTTTACTGGATAAGGCCTCAAAAGAGGAGAATAATAAAGATGTACTAAATAAGGTTAAATTAAAGAAAATTTCTATTGATTAATTTATGTAAATAAGCAATCTTTGCGCTTATATTATTAAATAATGCAAACTAAACTAAAATAAGGCAGCCACTAAGTTTAATGATTTAGTGGCTGTTTTATTATTTACTCATTCAAATTTAAAAGATGAAAAAAATCTTCACATTAGTATTTATTGCTTTAACGGCCTTTGTTTATGCTCAAAGTATCAATATTCAAAACATGAATAACGCCTTAAGAAACAAAGATTATGCAAAAGGAAAGGTAGCTGCAGATGAAGCAGCCGTGCATGAAAGCACTAAATCCAGCGCAAAAATGTTCATGTACAGAGGCAATGTTTACAAAGCTATTTATTCCGATACATCAAAAGCAATAAGAGATTTAGATGTGGAAGCAGAGGAAAAAGCATTAGAATCGTACATCAATTGTCTGAAAAACGATAATTCAAAGGTATATATTGATAACGTAAATAGCGATAATGTAAAGTCAAATATGATTGCTTCTGCGTCGGCTACAAAGCGTAAAGCGCGTATTTATATAAGCAATAAAGAATATGATAAGGCTTTGTATTGTTTTGACCTTTTGGAACAAGCATTGCCTTTTGATTCTGATCAAAGTTTAAAACGTCAAAATGTAACCAAAGAAATTCTTGTTTTTGAAAAATTTGAGATGTACAAATCTGCCGGCAACAAAGACAAAATTAAAGAGTTTGCAAACAAACTCATTGATATGAATTATAAAGACGTGAAAATTTATACCGATATGGTGAAAATTTCGCTGAATGATAAGGATACCACTGCAGCCCTGTCTTATATTGAAAAAGGTAAAGTAATGTTCGAAGAAAACATGAATTTGATTAGCACTGAAATCGACATCTACATGGCACGTAAAAAGACGGATGTATTAAAAGATAAACTAAAAGCAGCCATTGAAGTAGCGCCAGATAATGAAATTTTACACCTCGTACTTGCAAATCTTTACGGGAAAACCGGCAAATTTGAGGATGCTGAAAAAGAGTATTTAAAATCATTAGAATTAAAGCCTGATTATGAACCGGCTAACTATAATCTTGGCGCCTTGTACTATGGTCAGGCAAAAGATTGGAATGATAAATTAAATGCACTTGGATTAAAAGACCCAAAAACAAAAGAGTATGAATCAAAATCAAACGAGTTTTTTAAAAAATCGGTTGGCTATTTCGAGTCATCGTATGAAATCACAAAAGACGCAAATACAAAGAAAATATTGCGACAAATTACTTTGAGATTAGGCGATACTGAAAAAGCAGAAAAATATAAGTAGTTACAAGAAATCTAAATAATTTAAAATGACCCTGAAAATTTTAGGCTTAAGCGCCGCAGTATTTATTTCTACTCTTGCAACTGCTCAAAAAAGCAAGGTACAAACAGCCTGGAGAGGTCTAAGCGACTATGAAGAAACACTAAAAGACGGTAGTCCGAATTTAAGTTATTTAACAAAGGCAAAAGAAGCTATTGACCTTGCTTTGGCACATGAGGACACTAAAAACCAATCGAAGGCTCATGCATACAAACTAAGAATTAGTTATGCGCAGTTTCAATATGACCTTGATCAGGAAAAGAAAAAACTGGAAGCAACGGTACCGGATAAAAACGAACGTTTAATGCAGGCTTATGGTATAGTTGACCTTAAAGATTTTGAAGTAGCTTCTGAAGAACTAAACAAAATTAAAGATCTTGATCCAAAGTTTTTAGAAACCATTCAAACAGGTTTAGAAAAAGGTGTTTCAGCTTTAGACGAAGAAGAATTAAAATTTGCCATTGCTGCGCAACAAATGAAAATGGAGTCGGGCAATATTGCTTCTGGAAAATACAAAGCGAAAAAGTACGAGGAAGCCGCTGATTATTTTTATAAAACAGGTGTTATGAATACTATCCTGTATAAAACAATAGATACTGCAAACTTCTATAACGCTTGTATCTCTGCCACTAAGTCAAAAAACCTGGATAAAGTAATTACCTACAATAAAAAAATGGTAGAAGCTAAAATTGCAGCTCCTTATAATTACGAAGCTATTTATACTGCCGAACTTGAAAAAGGTGACTCTACTACTGCTATGGAAAGTCTTAGAAAAGGAAGAAGCTCTTTTCCTGATGATATTGGTTTATTAACTCAGGAGACAAATCTGTTTTTGGAAAAAGGAAAACAACAAGAGGCTCTAAGCAACTTGCAAATTTCGATTGGAAAAGATCCTAAAAATCCTTTGTTTTATTTTATAACTGGACAAATTTACGAAAACCTTGCTAATCCTAAAGATAAAGTAAGTGGTAAAGAACTTGAGAAACCAAAAGACTTTGAAGAGCTATTTTTGAAAGCAGAATCAAATTACTTAAAAGCTATTGAGCTTAATCCTTCCAACAAAGAATATTTATACAATTCTCTGTTTAATTTGGGCGCTATGTACAACAATTACGGTGGTTACGTGGCTAATCATAAAATAGAGAAAATTACTGACATGGCTAAATACCAAAAAGAAAATGAAACAAAGGCGCAGGTGTATTACAAAAAAGCGATTCCTTATCTTGAAAAAGCATTAGCTATTAAAAGCGATGATCGTTCTACTATGTCTGCTTTGCGAAAACTATATCTCTTAACTGGCGATAATACAAAAGCTGTGGAGATGAGTAATAAACTGAAATAAACAAGTTTTCACTTTGGAATCTTTTGAAATAACTTAAAAGCCTCGCATTAGCGGGGCTTTTTAAATAATAAACTAAGACTTGCGTAAGTTTGTGTCAACCCATCGAGACACAATTATGTTTACTTTAAGACAAGTGTTCGAAAACTTATTCTTCCTAAAATCTTGAAAATTACGACCTTAGTGCGCTAAATTTAGTACCATTTTACCCGAAACAAACCCCTCTTTCATAAAAAAAGACTATATTTGCGCTCCCTTTTATAAAATGGAATCGCAGGTAAAATTATTTTCAGGAATTGCAACAGAAGATTTGGCAAAAAAAATTGCCGCTTCTTACGGACAAGCATTAGGCAAAGTTGAGCACTATCGCTTTAGCGACGGCGAACTTCAGGCTTCCTATGAAGAAAGTATCCGTGGACAAAGTGTGTTTGTTATACAAAGCACCATGCCTCCCGCTGATAATTTAATGGAAATGTTATTGTTGATTGACGCAGCGAAAAGAGCAAGTGCTCGTCATATAGTGGCTGTACTTCCATATTTTGGTTACGCTCGTCAGGACAGAAAAGACAAACCACGCGTGGCTATTGGCGCTAAATTGGTAGCCGATATGTTGGCAGTTGCCGGCGCAACCCGTGTAATGACTATGGATCTTCACGCTGACCAAATTCAGGGCTTTTTTAACGTTCCAGTAGACCATCTTTACGCTTCAACTATATTTTTACCCTATATTACCGCATTAAATTTACCGCACCTTACCATTGCCGCGCCAGATATGGGTGGCAGTAAACGTGCAAATGGCTACGCTAAGCATTTAAAAGCTGAAATGGTAATTTGTTACAAGCAACGTGCTAAGGCAAACGTAATTGAAAGCATGACTGCCATTGGTGAAATTGAAGGAAGAAACATTATTCTTGTCGACGATCTTGTAGACACAGGTGGCACGCTTTGTAAAGCAGCCGAAATGATGTTGGAACGTGGAGCATTAAGTGTAAGAGCAATTTGTACGCACCCTGTATTATCAGGTAAGGCCTATGAAAATATTGAAAAATCTTGTTTAACAGAATTAATTGTTACAGATACAATTCCTTTAAGTCAAGATTGCGCAAAAATAAAAGTGTTAAGTGTAGCACCACTATTTGCCAAGGTAATAAGCAGCGTACATAACTACGAATCAATTAGCAGTAATTTTATTTTATAACCCGTAAACAAACATAAACGAATATTCAGAATTGAAACGGGCAAATCGGGGTATTCAACAAAAAAAACAAAAAAATGAAAATAGTATCTTTGAGCGGTTCGCTGAGAGCGAACGTAGGGAAAACAGATGCAGCGGCTTTAAGAGCCAAAGGCATGGTTCCATGTGTTATTTATGGTGCTGGTGAGCAAATTCACTTTAGTGCGGATATCCGTCACTTTAAAGAAATCATCTTTACTCCTGAAACTAATTTAGTTAATGTAGAAGTAGGTGGTAAAACATACAAAACTATATTACAAGAAGCACAATACCACAAGATTAACGACCGTTTAATTCACGCTGATTTTTTACAAGTATCAGAAGATAAGCCGGTAATGGTTCAATTACCAGTTAAAACAAATGGTGTATCTGAAGGCGTTAAAGCTGGCGGTAAATTAACTATTAAAATGCGTAAAGTAAAAGTTAGAGGACTTATTTCTAAATTACCTGAGTTTATTGATTTAAATATTGAGCACTTGGTTATTGGAAAGTCTATTTCTGCTGGTGATATCAATATTGATGGAATTACTTTATTACACCCTAAAAATATTTCTATTGTAAGTGTTGATACAACACGTAACGTTGTTGCTGAAGAACCAGCTGCTGCGAAAGCTGCTGCTCCTGCTGCAGACGCGAAAGCTGCTGCACCTGCAAAGAAATAATACTAGATTTTTATATTAAAAAAGCCTCAAATTTATTTGAGGCTTTTTTATTTCTGTTCTCTTGTCCTGAAATAAGTTTGTTTTTATTTTACAATAATTTTCTTACACATTTTAGCGCCATTCACATGAAGATTAATAAAATATATACCAGCTGCTAACTCGGTATTTTTGTTAATTGAAATTGTGTATGAACCTTCCGAATAGGTTTTCTCGCTTTCATTTGAAATGACTTCTCCTGTTACAGTTACCAATTCGTATTTTATTTTTGAGAAATCAGAAAGTTGGAAGCTGAGGTTTATTACGTCGCTTGTTGGATTTGGAAATACATTAAAAGCAACAGCTTTAGTTAAGTCATTAATTCCAACCACACCAGTGAAATTAACTTCGTCTAAATAAAACCTATTCCCAGAACCGATCCCGTCTTTATTTTCCTGAAAGTAGAATCGAATGAGAACATTTTCTTCTGAGAGAAAAGAATAAAACTGAGGCTGTTGAGTTATGTTTCTTAGCTGCCAGTCAACAGATAAAGGATAATATAAATCAGATAGGACACCTCCAGTATTTAGAGCTAGAAAAGAATTTGTTGGAACCCAAACATCCAACCAAATACCACCACAATTTTTACTTGCCTGAACCTTAAACACATCTTTATGACTTGTTGATTGCCAAGCGTATGCGTATTTGAAAGAGAATTGCACCCCAGGATTGTTTTTAAAATCATACGATGGACTCTCTAATATTACAATGTCGTTTGGATCAAGGAGCTCTCCGGGTACGTAGGCAGAACCTATGCCATCTGATCCGATATTATTAACAATCTCCCATTTTTTTAAGGGTGAGGTTGGGCTAACTACTTTCCATGAAGTTGGAAGCGTTACGCCTGGCCCATAAAAACTTTCTGAGTTTGTAGAAATTATTTGAGTAACTCCATTTTGTACATTAATGGCTATTGTTTTTGAACTGCTTCCATTTGCATTGGAAACAAGACAACTCACTTGAGTTATACCTTGATTGGTAAAAAGAACGGGAGTGGTGGCTGCTGTAGGATTTACAACACTTGCTGAATTATCCGCAGTCCACAAATAGTTTGTTGGGGATGCATTGAATGTGTAACTAGCAAGACTCAAGGTTTTTCCAGAACAAACCACTAAAGCAGGATTGGCTAAAATATCTAAATCAGGAATACAGCCAACACCTGGACTAGTTATACCTGTAAAAGCTAAATTATTTGGTGTAGATAAATTATTTCTTCCAGCAATAGGACTATTTATGGCAGTCTGCATTCTACTTGCCTGGCCAATGGTGTACATTCGTTGACAATAAGCATAGTCCATGTAATTTTGCACATTTTCAACAATACCTGGGGTACAAATTGTAGAGTTGTTTAAATTGCAGGAAGTATAACCTTTTGTAATTGGCGTGTCATTCACACCGTCATTTCCGCAAGCAACACCTGGTTGATTGGTTCCGCCCCAAACATGAGGTAAATTAAGCCAGTGACCAACTTCGTGTGTTAAAGCTCTAGAAGTAGCTAAATTACCAGAACCAATACTACCAACATAGCCATTTAAAATAACAATAGCATCCATAGCAGCTGGTATACCCGAGCCTGGCAGATAAGTATAACCCGCGGCACCACCACCCATGGTTCTGACTACATAAACGTTTAAGTATCTTGTTGCCGGCCATGTGTAAGCATAATTGGAGCCACTTCCGCTCCAGTCGGTGTTTGCATCATAATGTCTAATAATGCCATTTGTACAATTACCATTTGGATCTTTTGTAGCAAGCATAAAATCAATTTGTGGATTTCCAATTAGGTGTTTAAATTGGATGACAACATCAGAAGTATCAGCGTTATCCGCATTAAAATCTCTTGTTAAAATACTCATGGCATCATTTACCTGCGCATCGCTAATGTTTTCAGATCCACCTAAATGTAAGATGTGAAAAACTACTGGAATAGTATAGTTTCCTGCAGCAGCACTCTTTCCAGCTAGTTTATAACCAGTTTTAAAAAGCTCGTTGTCTATTTCCTCTGAAACTTGCTGATGTTTCTCAAACGCTGCCTTTAGCTCGGGATGCTTAGTAAACCAGGCATTTTGCATTTCTGTTGTGTAACAATAATTTTGTGCTGATAAAAGGTTGCAACCAAATAGTATTATCAAAGAGGATAAAAGTTTGCGCATTTTTTGTTTATTTTTTTTGTTAAATTTAATATGAGAACATTAAAGATAGTGAAAATAAAAGCAAGGTTATCTGTTTTTTAACTTTTAAACTCTCAAAAACAATTCACACTAAAATCAATTGGATATTTGAAAATATTTCCCTCATTCCGCTCAATCTGTTATATTTGTAATACTAAGGATTTATTATGGGAAAACAAGAGAGCTCAGCCAAAACAAGTAATTTAAGCTTTGAAGAATTTAAAACGATAGTACTCAACGATTTTAAGTTGGTAAATGAAAGTCGTCAGGCTAGTTTATTGGGCAGAAAAGAAGTACTTACAGGCAAAGCAAAATTTGGAATTTTTGGTGATGGCAAGGAAGTTGCGCAAGTAGCTATGAGTAAGGTGTTTAAGAACGGTGATTTTAGAAGTGGGTATTACAGAGATCAAACTTTTATGTTTTCAATAGGTGCACTTACCATACAACAATGGTTTGCTGGTTTATATGGACATACAGACCTTTCCCAAGAACCTATGAGTGCAGGCCGTCAAATGGGTGGACATTTTGGAACTCAAAGTTTAAATGATGACGGAACATTTAAAGCACTTGTAAATCAAAAAAATTCAAGTAGTGATATTTCACCAACCGGTGGTCAAATGCCTCGATTGTTAGGTTTGGCCTATGCTTCGCATTTTTATAGAATAAACAAAGACTTACAAGTAGCACCTTACACCAATTTTAGTAATAAAGGAAACGAAGTGGCTTTTGGCACAATTGGCGACGCGTCAACTAGCGAAGGACTTTTTTGGGAGACCATTAACGCCGCCGGAGTACTTCAGGTTCCAATGTTAATGAGCGTTTGGGATGATGGACATGGAATTTCCGTTCCTAAAAAATACCAAACAACAAAAGAAAGTATTAGTGAAATTTTAAAAGGATTTCAAAGAGATGGTAAGGGCAAAGGGTACGAAATATTAAAAACCAAAGGCTGGGACTATGCGAATCTCTGCGAAACCTACGAAAAGGCAATTAAAATTTGCCGCGAAGAACATGTGCCAGTATTGGTTCATGTAGAAGAGGTGACACAACCACAAGGTCATAGCACCAGCGGTTCACACGAGCGCTATAAATCAAAAGAACGCTTAGAATGGGAAACAGAGTACGACTGCGTAAAACAAATGCGTGAGTGGATTCTAACCAACGCACTTGCAAATGAAGAAGAACTCCAAAAAATAGAAGAAGAAGCGAAGGAAACGGTTAAAGTAGCTAAAAACGCTGCTTGGAAAAATTATTTAGATCCAATTAAGGAAGAAATAAACGAGGTAGCTGCCTTATTTGAAGAAATAGGAAGCGAAAGTGTTTTAGCCCTTAAAAAGGAATTGCAAGCAATAAAAGAACCGAATAGGAGAGACCTCCACACAACAATAAAAAGCGTTTTGAGATTGACGCACACAATTCCTTCTACTGCCAGAACTCAATTAGTATCTTGGTTGAATACGGCAAGATTACAAAATAACTACCGTTTTAGCTCACATTTGTATTCCCAATCTAATCAAAACGTAAAAAACATTTCTACTAGTTCGATTATTTATGATACTGAAAAATTTATTGACGGACGTGAAGTCTTGCGTGAAAATTTTGATGCAATTTTGAATAAGTACCCTGAAGTAATGATTTTTGGTGAAGACTCTGGGAAAATCGGAGGCGTTAACCAAGGTTTAGAAGGGCTTCAACAAAAGTATGGCGAGCACCGAGTTTTTGATACGGGTATCCGTGAAGCTACTATCATGGGGCAAGCTATCGGGCTTTCAATGCGTGGTTTAAGACCTATTGCGGAAATTCAGTATTTAGATTATTTGCTGTATGCGTTACAGTTAATGAGCGACGATCTTGCCACTGTACAATGGCGCACCAAAGGAAGACAAAAAGCACCTGTAATTATTCGAACAAGAGGCCATCGCTTAGAAGGCGTTTGGCATAGTGGTTCGCCAATGGGAGTTATTATTCATGCGTGTCGTGGAATAAACGTGTGTGTACCTAGAAATATGACAATTGCTTCTGCCTTTTACAATACTTTATTAGAAGCGGATGAACCGGCATTGGTAATTGAACCATTAAACGGATACCGTTTAAAAGAAAAACAACCTTCAAATTTCGGAGAATATAAATTAGCATTAGGAATTCCGGAAGTGTTAAATCATGGAACAGACGTTACCTTAGTAACGTATGGTAGTTCTGTTCGCATTGCTCAAGATGCAATGAAGCATCTCGAAAATCATGGCGTTTCTGTTGAATTAATCGATCTACAAACTTTAATTCCTTTTGATATTCATAAATCGCTTGTTGAATCTGTTAAAAAAACGAACCGTCTTGTTGTATTAGATGAGGACGTTCCTGGAGGCGCAAGCGCTTATATTTTGCAACAGATTATGGAAGATCAAGGAGCTTACAAATTTTTAGATTCAGCCCCTGTTACTATTGCATCTAAAGAGCATAGACCTGCCTATGGTAGTGATGGAGATTACTTTAGTAAGCCAAATGCAGATGATGTTTTTGATATTATTTACCAATTAATGCACGAAACTAATCCTCAGCAATTTCCTCGGATTTATTAAAAAAAACAGTATTTTCGTAACCGTAAGTAAAACTTAGATTTTTTTAGTCAAAAAAATATGATAGAGAATAAAAAATTAGGTATCGTTATGCTCCTTTTCGCATCTAGTTTTTCTTTTGCTCAAACCGCATCAGATAAACCATCAGAACCAGCGAAACAAGAAGATGAGTTTGCTAAAAAAAAGGTGGAAACAAAATTAACGGAGGTTGTTCCTACTGATTCTTTAGGCGTTGGTGATTTAATGAAACGCGCAATCGCTTGGACGAAATCAGAAACGGATAAATACAAGAAGACAGATGCTACAACAACAGGGAGTAAAGTTGAATGTACTGCAAGTTTTCCTGTTAAACCGAAAGAACTAAATCCCGAAGTGGATTTTAGTGGCAAGATTACTATGAAAGTAGTAATCGAATGTAAAAACAGCAAATACAGATACACCGTTTCCGAAATAAAGCACATAAGTAAAACTGGTAATACCAGTGGTGGTAGTATCGATAACGTTGTGGCAGAATGCGGAAGTATGGGCATGAATGATCAAGTTTGGAAAAAATTAAAAGGACAAGCTCTGGTTGGTGCTGGACTTGTTGTTGCAGATATTAAAATAGGAATGGGACTTATTCCTGAAGAAAATAAGGGTGAAGACGACTGGTAGTATTATTTTTATACGATTGTTTTATTTATTTGGCAACTTCGGTTGCCAATTTTTTTTATAAGTCCTTAGTATAAACCCTTGTTTTGTTAAGCGCATTGTATTATTTTCAACCACCTCTTAAATTTATCATATCTGTTTATGCTTGAAAGTCCATTACATGAGGATCATTCGTTGCGCTTTGAAACAAACGTTTTTGGAGAATCTTATCTGGATGGTGAAAAAGCGGTAACGGTTATTTTTTATGACACTACTCATAAAAAAGTAGCTTCATTTGATTTTCAGGTAATCACAAAAGAAGAGGTGTACGATCTTATAGAAAAAGGTGATTCCCTTAATATAAGCAATAGTTATATTAAGGATTTTTCTTTAAGTGAATACCGAAAATTAAGACAGCTTGATAAACATACGAGAATCACTTTAAAAGACTTTTCAGCCCGTGGTACATTTTTTGATTGTAATCATGAAATAGATTTTAGTTATGCTGATTTTGAAGGAGAGAAAACAATTTTTGAGTCTTCTGTTTTTGCAAATGGTTTTGTAAATTTTTTCAATAGCGATTTTGGACATGGGGATGTGAATTTTCGAAAAGCAAAATTTGGAAGTGGAAGCACGAGTTTTCGTTCCGTTAAATTTGGTGATGGTCACATTACGTTTAATACAGCAAATTTTGGTGCAGGTAATTTAAGTTTTGTTGACGCTAATTTTAGTAATGGTAATGTAGATTACAAGAACACTTATTTTGGTGATGGAACTGTTGATTTTAAATTCGCTAAATTTTCGAGTGGTGACATAACTTTTGAACGCGCCAGTTTTGGTAAGGGAGTAAAAAGTTTTAAGAATGTAGAATTTGGCGGTGGAAAAATTGATTTTAAACGGATTGATTTTAATAATGGTGACGTTTCTTTTGAAGGAGTAGAATTTGGAGATGGTAAAGTAAGTTTTAGAGGCGCTGTTTTTGGAGAAGGACGAAAAACCTTTGATAGAGCTGATTTCGCCCATGGTGAAGCCCAATTTGACCTTGTGAATTTCGGAAAAGGAACTATTAGTTTTAATCAAGCCTACGCAACAAATATTTCTTTTAGAGGATGTCACCTCGATGCATATATTGATTTGCGGTTTGGAGAATGCCATCTATTAGATATGCGGAGTACGATTGTACGTGATATTTTAGAGGTAAAACCAGAAGGTGAAAAAGTTGTCATAAAAGAAATGATTCTTGCGGATATGAGAATTCTTGGCCGTTTATTTATTGATTGGAGAGGAAATGACGTGTATGATTTAATTTATAATCAGAAAAACACCTCCATGTTTCAAAAAGCTGAGCAGTTTAGGATTTTAAAAGAAAACTTTAGAAATAACGGTCAGTACGAAGACGAAGATGCTGCATACCTTGAATTTAGGCGCTGTGAGGCAAAAGCAAATTTGCAAGACGCACTTTCGAAAAGAGGAATAAAAGCTGTGAATGCTTATCCTATTTATTATTTTCAAAAGTATGTATTTGATTATGTTGGTCGTTATGCCACAGCACCTACACGTGTTCTTTTAAATGCAATGCTTGCCGTGGTTTTGTACGCACTTATTTTTTATTCTTTTACTGAGTTTTTTCCGCAAATAGGAACCATCGCATCTACTTTGCCTTCCGAATTGAGTCGGGTGCACGATTTTTGGAACAGTATTTATTATAGTGCAATTACTTTTTCTACTG
This region includes:
- a CDS encoding alpha-ketoacid dehydrogenase subunit alpha/beta; this translates as MGKQESSAKTSNLSFEEFKTIVLNDFKLVNESRQASLLGRKEVLTGKAKFGIFGDGKEVAQVAMSKVFKNGDFRSGYYRDQTFMFSIGALTIQQWFAGLYGHTDLSQEPMSAGRQMGGHFGTQSLNDDGTFKALVNQKNSSSDISPTGGQMPRLLGLAYASHFYRINKDLQVAPYTNFSNKGNEVAFGTIGDASTSEGLFWETINAAGVLQVPMLMSVWDDGHGISVPKKYQTTKESISEILKGFQRDGKGKGYEILKTKGWDYANLCETYEKAIKICREEHVPVLVHVEEVTQPQGHSTSGSHERYKSKERLEWETEYDCVKQMREWILTNALANEEELQKIEEEAKETVKVAKNAAWKNYLDPIKEEINEVAALFEEIGSESVLALKKELQAIKEPNRRDLHTTIKSVLRLTHTIPSTARTQLVSWLNTARLQNNYRFSSHLYSQSNQNVKNISTSSIIYDTEKFIDGREVLRENFDAILNKYPEVMIFGEDSGKIGGVNQGLEGLQQKYGEHRVFDTGIREATIMGQAIGLSMRGLRPIAEIQYLDYLLYALQLMSDDLATVQWRTKGRQKAPVIIRTRGHRLEGVWHSGSPMGVIIHACRGINVCVPRNMTIASAFYNTLLEADEPALVIEPLNGYRLKEKQPSNFGEYKLALGIPEVLNHGTDVTLVTYGSSVRIAQDAMKHLENHGVSVELIDLQTLIPFDIHKSLVESVKKTNRLVVLDEDVPGGASAYILQQIMEDQGAYKFLDSAPVTIASKEHRPAYGSDGDYFSKPNADDVFDIIYQLMHETNPQQFPRIY
- a CDS encoding potassium channel family protein → MLESPLHEDHSLRFETNVFGESYLDGEKAVTVIFYDTTHKKVASFDFQVITKEEVYDLIEKGDSLNISNSYIKDFSLSEYRKLRQLDKHTRITLKDFSARGTFFDCNHEIDFSYADFEGEKTIFESSVFANGFVNFFNSDFGHGDVNFRKAKFGSGSTSFRSVKFGDGHITFNTANFGAGNLSFVDANFSNGNVDYKNTYFGDGTVDFKFAKFSSGDITFERASFGKGVKSFKNVEFGGGKIDFKRIDFNNGDVSFEGVEFGDGKVSFRGAVFGEGRKTFDRADFAHGEAQFDLVNFGKGTISFNQAYATNISFRGCHLDAYIDLRFGECHLLDMRSTIVRDILEVKPEGEKVVIKEMILADMRILGRLFIDWRGNDVYDLIYNQKNTSMFQKAEQFRILKENFRNNGQYEDEDAAYLEFRRCEAKANLQDALSKRGIKAVNAYPIYYFQKYVFDYVGRYATAPTRVLLNAMLAVVLYALIFYSFTEFFPQIGTIASTLPSELSRVHDFWNSIYYSAITFSTVGYGDYFAEGYLKIFAACEGFTGIFLMSYFTVAFVRKILR
- a CDS encoding zinc-dependent metalloprotease, translated to MRKLLSSLIILFGCNLLSAQNYCYTTEMQNAWFTKHPELKAAFEKHQQVSEEIDNELFKTGYKLAGKSAAAGNYTIPVVFHILHLGGSENISDAQVNDAMSILTRDFNADNADTSDVVIQFKHLIGNPQIDFMLATKDPNGNCTNGIIRHYDANTDWSGSGSNYAYTWPATRYLNVYVVRTMGGGAAGYTYLPGSGIPAAMDAIVILNGYVGSIGSGNLATSRALTHEVGHWLNLPHVWGGTNQPGVACGNDGVNDTPITKGYTSCNLNNSTICTPGIVENVQNYMDYAYCQRMYTIGQASRMQTAINSPIAGRNNLSTPNNLAFTGITSPGVGCIPDLDILANPALVVCSGKTLSLASYTFNASPTNYLWTADNSASVVNPTAATTPVLFTNQGITQVSCLVSNANGSSSKTIAINVQNGVTQIISTNSESFYGPGVTLPTSWKVVSPTSPLKKWEIVNNIGSDGIGSAYVPGELLDPNDIVILESPSYDFKNNPGVQFSFKYAYAWQSTSHKDVFKVQASKNCGGIWLDVWVPTNSFLALNTGGVLSDLYYPLSVDWQLRNITQQPQFYSFLSEENVLIRFYFQENKDGIGSGNRFYLDEVNFTGVVGINDLTKAVAFNVFPNPTSDVINLSFQLSDFSKIKYELVTVTGEVISNESEKTYSEGSYTISINKNTELAAGIYFINLHVNGAKMCKKIIVK